From a single Polyangiaceae bacterium genomic region:
- a CDS encoding SUMF1/EgtB/PvdO family nonheme iron enzyme → MKRALFLLLLAGCSPGSASAPLVAAPTMEDTGQATCKVKKSQLRPLVVEWPSTDRAALEARLREGLVVVRYLGCEMQVLPRCKAEKGAYRFVGVTKKTDHVAILNEDELWANMPIGAAGLEATLARAGQLDVSMTIVGQYESDLTQLTVDDLNGSCDGATHVLASLTVGAFELSSVGRAKVGGGVRVAGVGTAGESKSKRETITADGSLDACNTATQDAAAPPTGCGALVRIEALPLGERTERKPLCPADSHWDGQECVRENVVTHVTCPPGSRLESTGCVAEQAGTCPDGMVFLPAGSFTLASASGAPAALAEVGELCMDRTEVTAHSYLTCVKAGACKRARSCEVPELTDPRTNLPVQVPTTADNPKLVDNPMNCMSWQAAKDYCAFVHKRLPTEAEWVWAARGGSLARRFPWGDDPPTDHACWQRARKGPCAAGGTSGDRTVQGVLDMGGNLREWTSSFWRGFPISRGGSFYDKDPAALEVTAKPPLVRSLVPAAQLGFRCAVTAPAREN, encoded by the coding sequence GTGAAGCGCGCGCTCTTCTTGCTCCTTCTCGCGGGTTGCTCGCCGGGCAGCGCCTCCGCACCACTGGTCGCCGCGCCCACGATGGAAGACACGGGACAGGCGACGTGCAAGGTGAAGAAGAGCCAACTCCGACCCCTGGTGGTGGAGTGGCCGTCCACGGATCGCGCGGCCCTGGAAGCGCGCCTTCGCGAGGGTCTGGTGGTGGTGCGCTACCTCGGCTGCGAGATGCAAGTGCTGCCGCGCTGCAAAGCCGAAAAGGGCGCCTACCGTTTCGTGGGCGTGACCAAGAAGACGGACCATGTCGCGATCCTGAACGAGGACGAGCTGTGGGCGAACATGCCCATCGGCGCCGCGGGACTAGAGGCCACGCTGGCGCGAGCGGGTCAGCTGGACGTGTCCATGACCATCGTCGGACAGTACGAGTCGGACCTCACGCAGCTCACGGTGGACGACCTGAACGGAAGCTGCGACGGCGCGACGCACGTGCTCGCGTCGCTCACGGTGGGCGCCTTCGAGCTTTCCAGCGTCGGGCGCGCAAAGGTCGGCGGTGGCGTGCGGGTCGCGGGTGTGGGCACGGCGGGCGAATCCAAGTCGAAGCGCGAGACGATCACTGCGGACGGCAGCCTGGACGCGTGCAACACGGCGACCCAAGACGCAGCGGCTCCGCCGACGGGCTGCGGCGCGTTGGTGCGCATCGAAGCCCTGCCCCTCGGCGAGCGTACCGAGCGAAAGCCCCTGTGCCCGGCGGATTCGCATTGGGACGGCCAAGAGTGCGTGCGCGAGAACGTGGTGACCCACGTCACGTGCCCGCCAGGTTCGCGCCTCGAGTCCACCGGCTGCGTGGCGGAGCAAGCCGGCACCTGCCCGGACGGCATGGTGTTCCTGCCCGCGGGCTCTTTCACGCTGGCCTCGGCGTCCGGAGCTCCCGCCGCGCTCGCCGAGGTGGGCGAGCTATGCATGGATCGCACCGAGGTCACCGCGCACAGCTATCTGACGTGCGTGAAGGCCGGTGCCTGCAAGCGAGCGCGGAGCTGCGAGGTGCCGGAGCTCACGGATCCGCGCACCAACTTGCCCGTGCAAGTACCCACCACCGCGGACAATCCGAAGCTCGTTGACAACCCCATGAACTGCATGAGCTGGCAGGCCGCGAAGGACTATTGCGCCTTCGTCCACAAGCGCTTGCCGACGGAAGCGGAGTGGGTTTGGGCCGCCCGGGGTGGCTCCCTCGCTCGGCGCTTCCCCTGGGGCGACGATCCCCCCACGGATCACGCCTGCTGGCAGCGCGCGCGCAAGGGTCCCTGCGCGGCGGGCGGCACCAGCGGAGATCGCACGGTCCAGGGTGTGCTCGACATGGGTGGCAACCTGCGCGAGTGGACCTCGAGCTTCTGGCGCGGCTTCCCCATCAGTCGCGGAGGCAGCTTCTACGACAAGGACCCCGCCGCCCTGGAGGTCACCGCCAAGCCGCCCCTCGTACGCAGCTTGGTGCCCGCCGCCCAGCTCGGCTTCCGCTGCGCCGTCACTGCCCCTGCTCGAGAAAACTGA